A stretch of Equus przewalskii isolate Varuska chromosome 11, EquPr2, whole genome shotgun sequence DNA encodes these proteins:
- the SAC3D1 gene encoding SAC3 domain-containing protein 1, translated as MHLGRPARGLVGGDTTRPPMPGCELPVGTCPDMCPAAERAQREKERRLHRFEVAPGCLGDRPRADPQRAVKEYSRPAAGKARPPPNQLRPPPVLLATVRYLAGEVAERADASPAEVASFVADRLRAVRLDLALQGAGDAEAAVVLEAALAVLLAVVARLGPDAARGAADPGLLQAQVQEGFGSLRRCYARGAGPHPRQAAFQGLFLLYNLGSVEALHEVLQLPAALRFCPALRTALAVDSAFREGNAARLFRLLRTLPYLQSCAVQCHVGRARRGALARLARALSTPKGQTLPLGFMIHLLALDGPEEARELCQAHGLPLDGQERVVFLRGRYTEEGLPPAGTCKVLVGSKLRGRTLEEVVMAEEEDEGVDRPTSPA; from the exons ATGCATCTCGGGAGGCCTGCTCGAGGATTAGTGGGAGGTGACACGACGCG CCCACCCATGCCCGGCTGCGAGCTGCCCGTGGGTACGTGCCCGGACATGTGCCCGGCCGCCGAGCGCGCCCAGCGCGAAAAGGAGCGCCGCCTGCACCGCTTCGAGGTGGCGCCCGGGTGCCTCGGGGACCGGCCCCGCGCCGACCCGCAGCGCGCGGTGAAGGAGTACAGCCGGCCGGCCGCCGGCAAGGCCCGGCCCCCGCCGAACCAGCTGCGGCCGCCGCCCGTGCTGCTGGCCACCGTGCGCTACCTGGCCGGCGAGGTGGCCGAGCGCGCCGACGCGTCCCCCGCCGAGGTGGCCAGCTTCGTGGCGGACCGGCTGCGCGCCGTGCGGCTGGACCTGGCCCTGCAGGGCGCAGGCGACGCCGAGGCGGCGGTGGTGCTGGAGGCGGCGCTGGCCGTGCTGCTGGCCGTGGTGGCGCGGCTTGGACCGGACGCCGCGCGCGGGGCTGCGGACCCGGGGCTGCTGCAGGCCCAGGTGCAGGAGGGCTTCGGGTCGCTGCGGCGCTGCTACGCGCGGGGCGCCGGGCCGCACCCCCGCCAGGCCGCCTTCCAGGGCCTCTTTCTGCTTTATAACCTGG GCTCGGTGGAGGCCCTTCATGAGGTTCTGCAGCTGCCCGCTGCCCTGCGTTTCTGCCCGGCCCTGCGCACGGCCCTGGCAGTCGACTCAGCCTTCCGGGAAGGCAACGCCGCCCGCCTGTTCCGCCTGCTCCGGACCCTGCCCTACCTGCAGAGCTGCGCCGTGCAGTGCCACGTGGGCCGTGCCCGCCGCGGAGCCCTGGCCCGCCTCGCTCGTGCCCTGAGCACCCCCAAGGGCCAGACCCTGCCCCTGGGCTTCATGATCCACCTCCTGGCCCTGGACGGGCCCGAGGAGGCACGGGAGCTGTGCCAGGCCCACGGGCTGCCCTTGGATGGACAGGAGAGAGTTGTGTTCCTGAGGGGTCGCTACACGGAGGAGGGGCTGCCGCCTGCCGGGACCTGCAAAGTGTTGGTGGGGAGCAAACTCCGAGGGCGCACCCTGGAGGAGGTGGTCatggcagaggaggaagatgagggtgTGGACAGACCCACGTCCCCAGCATGA